GCCAAGTTACAATCACAAACTTTCACTTAGAATAGGGGATATCATATCAAACTAAAAAcaaacagaaaataattaaaacctCTCAGAGAGTCTAGAGGTAACTTGTCTAAGCTTTGAGTATACCTTTCCAGCTGGGGACCCTAAAATGAGACTGCAGAGAGAATCCCTTGCGACTTTAATATTTTGGAAGGATCCTAGTATGTGAATCTTAGTGTCAGCAATGACAATTCTTGTCTTTGTAGCATTCTCAATAGCAAACTTTGTTTTACCACCTTTACCAGACAATCTCCCAATAGCACGAGACAGATGCTCACCTCGAAGAGTTTTCACATCCTTAATTTCGAAAGATTCAACATAAAGCTCATCCAAACGCAAAAGAGCAATAGCATCAATAACATCAAACCCTAGCATGAAAGCATGTACAAAATCTGCACACTTTTGCAGGTTACTGACATCAGGTGTATCTTGTCTAGTTTTTAACTCAACTTTTCGAGCTTTAAGGTTCATACGGATATCAACCTTCATTTGCTCATAAATTGGGGTGTAGATTTCCATCCATGCTTTCTTCAGAGGTGTATACCTATGTGGAGGAACTGAtacttttcttatttgaaCTCTCCCATCAGACATCTCATGCGCCTTCAAAGGCGCAAACTTTGGTTTCGCTGGTAAAGACCCATACCCAGAATCTGCTGTTCTTGATCCATCTTGAACTGTTTCAGCTTCCATTATCTGCAACCAGAaagcacaaaaaaaaaaaagaattgatctTTAAGAATGAATCATCAGATTCAATTATCCAAACAAACCTCCAAAATCAATGAGTCCAAATTTCATAAacacatattaaaagaataatataatgaCATGAAATTAACAATATGAAGCTGTAAGAGCTCTGATTCAAATTGGAGCTTGTATCAACAACCAAacaagttatttaaaattctgtTACAGAACCCATTATTCATCTTATTCAATTCATCCCCAATAACAGGCACAGATAGAAAGCTGAAAGtagaaagaattaaagagaCGGTAACAGAGAAAAACGAGGGGGAGAGCAGCTTCCTTACCTAATAGGCGTACAAGATGGTTAGAGAacgaaaaaagagagagacattgaattttagggttttaggtTATAAATAGTGGCACAAAACCTGACATTTGTTTTATAAGTAGGCTGGCCCACGAACATCACATGcttcttggtttaattttcttattttacgGCCCGTGGTGAGATTGGGCCcgtttaaatttgtaaattataAGATGACTCGGTCCATATAGCTTTATGAACGTGGGAATCCATCCGGTACCGTTTTATTGGTACAAAAATTTATGTTAGTATCCGACAAGTGCATCAAACACTGACTCATATCAGATAGTGACATGTGCATCAGACGCTAacgtatttatttatttttaaataatttatattcattaatttgtattaaatgtttattaatttatgttcattaaatatgtattgaatgttcattgtttaaatgtaaaatatttattgtttgttaatttaattttgttgaaaagatatgtgtattacaatataaatatttgtataattttagtttgattttttttatttgtcaacTGTGGAAAGACAATTTATGTTatgtctatattatatatgttcattTGAATGACCCAAGAGATTCTTATTCCATGCTGTTTTTCATTCCATGCAAGTCCAATCAAGGTTTGCAAGAAAGTACCAATCTGCTTTCAATAGCCAGTCAGCAAGGAACCAAACGAAAGCAAGGATATAACTCAGCGGTAGAGTGTCACCTTGACGTGGTGGAAGTCATCAGTTCGAGCCTGATTATCCCTAAACCCAATGtgagtttttctattttgactTGTTCCCCCACCGTCGTGATCGAATGAGAATAGATAAGAGGCTCGTGGGATTGACGTGAGGGGTTAGGGATGACTATATTTCTTGGAGCGAACTCTAAGCGAATATGAAGCGCATGGATACAAGTTATGCCCTGAAATGAAAGACAATTCAAAATCAGCTTAGTAGTATGATTTTTCATTAATGACAAATATCTATTgacaaactaataaatattatgcctataaatgatgaatatttatatcaatcataaaaaaatttcaacatacatcacaaaaacaataaaagattttataaataattaatatttttatttgagaatattgatgaatattatatacaCAAACAATGAAGATTGCAGTACTAGataataaacattaatattaacattgaTGAATActacataaaaaaatgaacatCAACATTAATCATAAtgaatatttcaataaaaaaaattattatagaatattacatctaatagacattatacatataaaaaatgaatattttagtatatgtaaatgaataaaaaatatgtatatatatatggtctaataaattttttttgacatgtgttactatattctgacatatatgatttttaattttgacacgtgtacttattattgacatgtgaaattcaagtttatgtataagttttaatataatattaatttttataaatttattttattataattttaaaaattttaaaaataataaaaaagcgGAAATAAAagttcttatattatataatttagaagTAGAATGCACCACacattttagaaagaaaatacaccataatttaaatatttgtaatataattttagcttgataatttttttgtttactaaCTATGTGAGGAAAATTTAtgttatgtttatattatatatattcatttgaatGGATTAGTGGGTATAATTTTCATCAATGACAAATATCTATTgacaaactaatgaatattatgtctataaatgatgaatatttatatcaatcataaaatctttttcaatatgcatcacaaaaataataaaagctttcttaaataatcaatatttttatttgagaatattgatgaacattatatatacaaacaaTAAACATTGCAGAActagataatgaatattaatattaacattgatgaataatatattaaaagaaatgaacataaacattaaccataatgaatattaaatcTGTAGAcagtaaatatttaaatacaaagaaaattaattattacagAATATTGCATCTTAtggatattatacatataaaaaatggaCATTTAGTACGtgtaaatgaacaaaaaaataataaagactTTCTGACATGTGTTACTATATTCTAAcacatatgatttttaattttaacacatGTACTTATTATCGACACGTAGAActcaaatttatgtataactttatatttttctattaatttatttataattttatattgttttaaatcttaaaatataaaaaaactaataaagacgttaaaaatatttaatttattattattttaaaatattttaattaattataaaatattaaaaatatatttaattttatatataaatttaatttatattattatttataatcaaaataattacgaTTGTCGTAAAATAGGGGTAAAACGACTACCtttcataaacatataaaagatatattcaaaatattatttttgatattaatattaattttaaatttattttattataattttaaaaataaaaatttcatgtgtcaaaataaaaaatttaataatttataatattaattttataaatttattttattataatctaaaaaaattaaaaatatagtgtataataattcaaaagaaCAATAAGTAAAGAAGAGGAACAAAAGTCCCCACGTTGtacaatttgaaaaaaaatggaaaataattaataaaatttcatacaAAATCAACGCGTG
The Ricinus communis isolate WT05 ecotype wild-type chromosome 1, ASM1957865v1, whole genome shotgun sequence DNA segment above includes these coding regions:
- the LOC8267692 gene encoding RNA-binding protein pno1, which translates into the protein MEAETVQDGSRTADSGYGSLPAKPKFAPLKAHEMSDGRVQIRKVSVPPHRYTPLKKAWMEIYTPIYEQMKVDIRMNLKARKVELKTRQDTPDVSNLQKCADFVHAFMLGFDVIDAIALLRLDELYVESFEIKDVKTLRGEHLSRAIGRLSGKGGKTKFAIENATKTRIVIADTKIHILGSFQNIKVARDSLCSLILGSPAGKVYSKLRQVTSRLSERF